The following coding sequences lie in one Arachis ipaensis cultivar K30076 chromosome B03, Araip1.1, whole genome shotgun sequence genomic window:
- the LOC107634274 gene encoding uncharacterized protein LOC107634274, producing MARVGGICLCLLILIMDVGAGILGFEAEIAQNKVKHMRVWIFECREPSHKAFMMGLGAAVLLGLSHAIANLLGGCNCLCSHHDYDKASSNIQLSTLCLILTWVVLAVGMSMLVIGAMSNNRSDGSCGFSHHHFLSIGGILCFVHGLFSVAYYVSATASSV from the exons ATGGCTAGAGTAGGAGGAATTTGTCTGTGTCTTCTCATTCTAATCATGGATGTTGGAGCTGGGATTCTCGGCTTTGAGGCTGAAATAGCACAAAACaag GTTAAGCACATGAGAGTGTGGATCTTTGAGTGTAGAGAGCCAAGCCATAAGGCGTTTATGATGGGGTTGGGTGCTGCAGTGCTTTTGGGGCTATCACATGCCATAGCCAATTTGTTAGGTGGATGCAACTGCCTTTGCTCTCACCACGACTATGATAAGGCTTCCTCTAATATCCAACTCTCAACACTTTGCCTCATTTTAACTTG GGTTGTGTTGGCCGTTGGAATGTCTATGCTGGTGATAGGGGCTATGTCAAACAACAGATCAGACGGTTCATGTGGCTTCTCACACCATCATTTCCTTTCAATTGGAGGAATTCTCTGTTTTGTTCATGGCCTATTCAGTGTTGCATATTACGTTTCTGCCACTGCCTCTAGTGTTTAA
- the LOC107632677 gene encoding formin-like protein 5 → MELTRPGYAVIYVILLCALAQGGSEGKRGEDDDFSPSSLLVHTTQQAEIVPKHRKELTKNIEAKELDLHAKEESNDIRPILFRENNTHKATKSNQTIDPPTPQPQSPPPRRSHRLVAASRSLTESSDPVTSPPPNKNEDDKQPKTTVHGAAAVSGILMALGVSFCYRQVKTNKEEKEDILILTSKDYAGGSPKIVRLGDNTELNKHNKEEESGTDNNEKKTSDDDAISGSIDNKNEVCTRPTTTTTTATISTPRLPGLGPRAPPPPPLRGGRGTSHPPPVPSRPLSKRFRNVARVDSFTEAPDPAKPKLKPFFWDKVNAKSDQAMVWHEISGGSFVFNEEQMEFLFGCTNHNKNERKKDSPQIDSAQLVQIIDKKKAQNLSILLKALNVTTEEVVDAIKEGNELPIELMQTLVKMAPTSDEELKLRLYTGPLSDLGPAEKFLKVLVDIPFAFRRIECLIFMCTLQEESSTMREYFTTLEVACKKLVKSRLFLKLLEAVLKTGNRMNDGTYRGGAQAFKLDTLLKLSDVKGTDGKTTLLHFVVQEIIRSEGVRALRTAKESGSMPNLETEDSSEENYRSLGIEVVSGLSAELLDVRMAALIDGDLISSTVAKLSHSLSKTREFLDTEMKNVQEDGEFRSCMEGFLEKATSEVAWLIEEEKRITELVKGTADYFHGNSGKEEGLRLFAVVRDFLFILDKVCKEVKETNIKEAKINAASKNYNNNNNNHNDNNNNNSNVKESSPSVTPSSTTEAQQQNSGPSELHRRLFPAIVQRRVDDDSSSDDDYDDDDDNNKISP, encoded by the exons GCCGAGATAGTGCCAAAACATAGAAAAGAATTGACAAAGAACATTGAAGCCAAAGAGTTGGACTTACATGCAAAAGAAGAGAGCAATGACATTAGGCCAATACTTTTCAGAGAAAACAACACACACAAAGCAACCAAATCAAACCAAACTATTGATCCACCAACACCACAACCACAGTCACCGCCACCGCGACGATCTCATCGACTCGTTGCCGCTTCTAGATCTCTAACAGAGAGTAGTGATCCTGTAACTTCTCCTCCACCTAATAAAAATGAAGATGACAAACAACCAAAAACGACGGTTCATGGTGCTGCTGCTGTATCAGGAATTCTAATGGCACTTGGGGTGTCCTTTTGCTATAGACAGGTCAAAACCaacaaagaggaaaaagaagatataCTAATATTAACCTCAAAGGATTATGCTGGCG GTTCACCAAAGATTGTTCGTTTGGGAGATAATACTGAACTTAACAAGCATAATAAGGAAGAAGAATCTGGTACAGATAACAATGAAAAGAAAACTTCTGATGATGATGCTATAAGTGGCTCAATTGATAATAAGAATGAAG TTTGCACCAGGcccaccacaaccaccaccaccgccaccatCTCCACTCCAAGGCTACCCGGTCTGGGCCCTCGGGCGCCACCGCCGCCGCCTTTAAGAGGAGGGCGAGGAACAAGTCATCCTCCACCTGTTCCTTCAAGACCATTGTCTAAAAGATTTAGAAATGTTGCTAGAGTAGATAGCTTTACTGAGGCCCCTGATCCTGCAAAGCCTAAACTAAAGCCATTTTTCTGGGACAAGGTTAATGCAAAATCTGATCAAGCAATGGTGTGGCACGAAATCAGCGGAGGTTCATTCGT ATTCAATGAGGAACAGATGGAGTTTTTATTTGGTTGCACAAACCATAACAAAAATGAACGCAAAAAGGATTCACCACAAATTGATTCAGCACAGCTTGTTCAGATTATTGACAAGAAAAAAGCACAGAATTTGTCAATTCTTTTGAAAGCTTTGAATGTGACAACAGAGGAAGTTGTTGATGCCATTAAAGAAG GTAATGAGCTTCCTATTGAGCTCATGCAGACACTGGTGAAGATGGCTCCGACATCCGACGAAGAATTGAAGCTTAGGTTATATACAGGACCCCTTTCTGATCTTGGCCCTGCAGAGAAGTTTCTCAAAGTCTTGGTAGATATTCCATTTGCTTTCAGACGCATTGAATGTTTGATTTTCATGTGTACCCTTCAAGAAGAGTCCTCAACTATGAGGGAGTATTTCACAACATTAGAG GTTGCTTGCAAGAAACTTGTAAAAAGTAGGCTATTCTTGAAGCTTCTAGAAGCAGTTCTTAAAACCGGCAACCGAATGAACGACGGAACATACCGCGGCGGCGCGCAAGCATTCAAGCTGGACACACTCTTGAAGCTATCAGACGTGAAAGGAACAGATGGGAAGACGACGCTGCTGCACTTCGTTGTTCAAGAAATCATTCGATCCGAGGGAGTTAGAGCTCTAAGAACGGCGAAAGAAAGCGGAAGCATGCCAAACTTGGAAACAGAGGATTCTTCTGAAGAAAACTACCGAAGCCTCGGCATTGAAGTAGTTTCAGGCCTAAGCGCTGAGCTATTGGACGTGAGAATGGCGGCGTTAATAGACGGCGATTTGATCAGTTCTACGGTGGCGAAACTCAGCCACTCGCTTTCCAAGACTCGAGAGTTTCTTGACACCGAGATGAAGAACGTTCAAGAAGACGGCGAGTTCCGATCTTGCATGGAGGGATTTCTGGAGAAGGCGACATCGGAAGTGGCTTGGTTGATTGAGGAGGAGAAGAGGATAACGGAACTTGTTAAGGGAACTGCAGATTATTTTCACGGTAATTCAGGGAAAGAAGAAGGGCTTAGATTGTTCGCCGTTGTCCGCGATTTCTTGTTCATATTGGATAAGGTGTGCAAGGAGGTGAAGGAAACAAACATTAAAGAGGCAAAGATTAATGCTGCTTCAAAgaattataataataacaataataatcataatgataataacaataataatagtaatgTTAAAGAGTCTTCACCGTCAGTGACGCCGTCTTCTACCACGGAAGCTCAACAGCAAAATTCAGGGCCTTCTGAACTTCATAGGAGATTGTTTCCTGCTATTGTCCAGAGGAGAGTGGATGATGATTCTAGCTCTGATGATGACTACGACGATGACGACGATAATAACAAAATTTCTCCATAA